In Nostoc sp. GT001, a genomic segment contains:
- a CDS encoding all3515 family Zur-repressed PEP-CTERM protein, translating into MVVSRNTTCSKKQVTQTGQASASLAISFLVVAPLVLSTALAPAQADDTHNHSDETGFYIGLDSLEALSTGTYAGLENPNYNRLTLLFAHRNEDTPESSHFHGIGTYSYSGALDNLTINPTNTNNRIPESYSEQPPLTLLPGTGFYTGRLISTATDKEYSNLTIEPIASLKTSKELDNQYLFNSSNGRWQSSLEGANIGLQLASISSGLNIGDSAGVDIVKSVGDIYTIGSGDDFSFTPTFWTDAAAPLGTYSASFKLVDLGSDNHRIPFKESGTFNFDFEVKTVPESSNVLGLGIVGLLALSLSRLQKLNRNSLN; encoded by the coding sequence GTGGTGGTTTCAAGAAACACTACCTGCTCGAAAAAGCAAGTAACTCAAACAGGGCAAGCATCTGCGTCTCTTGCAATCAGCTTTTTGGTTGTTGCGCCACTGGTTTTATCTACCGCTTTAGCGCCAGCACAAGCAGATGATACTCATAATCATTCAGATGAAACGGGCTTTTACATTGGATTAGATAGTTTGGAGGCTCTCTCTACAGGGACATACGCAGGTTTAGAGAACCCCAACTACAATCGTTTAACCCTTCTCTTTGCACATAGGAATGAAGACACGCCGGAATCAAGCCATTTCCACGGCATTGGTACTTATAGCTACTCAGGTGCTTTAGATAACCTAACTATTAACCCAACTAATACAAATAACCGAATTCCTGAATCTTACTCAGAACAACCGCCGCTAACATTATTACCTGGTACAGGGTTTTATACTGGTCGCTTGATTAGTACTGCAACAGATAAGGAATATAGCAATCTGACAATAGAACCTATCGCGTCGCTAAAAACTTCCAAAGAATTAGACAACCAATATTTATTCAATAGCTCCAATGGTCGTTGGCAGTCGTCCCTTGAAGGTGCAAATATTGGTTTACAATTAGCGTCAATTAGCAGCGGATTGAATATTGGCGATTCAGCAGGCGTTGATATTGTCAAGTCAGTCGGTGATATCTACACAATCGGCAGTGGTGATGATTTTTCGTTCACCCCTACCTTTTGGACTGATGCTGCTGCACCACTGGGAACTTATTCTGCATCATTCAAGCTAGTGGATTTAGGCAGTGATAATCACCGTATTCCCTTTAAAGAGTCTGGCACTTTCAATTTTGATTTTGAAGTCAAGACTGTGCCTGAGTCGTCAAATGTCCTTGGTCTTGGTATAGTCGGTCTACTAGCGCTTTCTCTTTCTCGCTTGCAAAAACTTAATCGCAATAGTTTGAACTAA